From the genome of Nitrosomonas sp. Is79A3:
ATTTGGGGGATATTGCAATTGCTTTTACAATCTGTTTTCTAGGAGTGTCAGTTTTTGCTTGGCGTGTTGATATTAATGAATTCAGTCTGAATGCTTTTTATCGACATCGGCTGACACGGTGCTTTTTAGGAGCAAGCCGTCATCAAGAAGATCGTAAACCACACCCGTTTACTGGATTTGATGCTAAAGATGATATCAAGCTAGCTGAATTGCTTGATGAAAAGGAAGTGCCGCGAGGACCGTTGCACATTATCAATTGCGCGCTAAATCTTGCTGGCTCAAGCGATTTATCCTTACATACTCGACACAGTAGTATTTTTACACTGACACCACTAAGCAGTGGTAGTTCTTATTCAATTAAAAATCAGAATAAAAGTAAAATAGAGATTATTGGTTATATGGAGACTAATAAATATGGCGGAGAAGAAGCACAACCTACACTTGGTCAAAGTATTTCTGTGTCGGGTGCTGCTGCCAGCCCCAATAGTGGCTATCATACTTCAGCGCCGGTTGCTTTTCTTATGACTCTGTTCAATGCTAGACTTGGTTGGTGGTTTCCCAATCCAAGCAAATCTGCCTGCCATAATCCATCACCTTTGTTTAGCTTTAGGTATATATTGAGTGAATTGTTCGGCTGTGCTAATGAGAAATCAAGTTTTCTTGCCGTTTCTGATGGTGGACATTTTGAGAACTTAGCTGCCTATGAATTGATTAAGCGAAAATGTAAAGTAATTATTATCAGCGATGGTGAGTGCGATCCGCAACTGCAATTAGAAGGATTGGCAACATTAATTCGTATTTGCAAAGTTGATGGCTTAGCTGAAATTGACATTGATGCGAGAGCAATTCGACCACCAAATAACCTTGGCTGGAGCCGTGATCGTTGGGCAGTGGGAAAAATTAAATATCTAAAAGATAATATTGACGGACCGGATACAGGCTATCTTATTTATTTAAAAGCATCGATGAATGGTTGCGAGAATACTTCTATTTTACAATATAAAGCTATCCATCCAGATTTCCCACACGAAACTACAGGCGATCAATTTTATGCAGAAGATCAATTTGAATGCTATCGTAATTTGGGGAAAGAAATTACTAAAGGATTACTTGATAAAGTCAAAGATGGAGACAAATTTGTAAATATTGCAGAAGAGTTACACGAAATCAACACGCCACAGTTGGTAGATCAAGCACAGTTCATTCAACATGCTGATCAATTAGTGGACATTTGGAAACAGTTAGGCTCTGATAAGAATCTAGAGTCACTGGCTGATGAATTACGTTCCCTTGAAAGTGTGCCGAATCGCGCGGTATTTTATATGTGTAGCGAAATGATTCAGCTAATGGAGAATGTTTACTTGGATTTGAATTTGGAAGAAACTTGGAATCATAAAGATAATGAAGGTTGGAAAAGATTATTTGAGAATTGGGCAAGAAATCCACAAATAAACGAAGTCTGGAAGAAAACACAAGAGACTTACGGCAAACGATTTATTTCTTTCTGGAATCGCCATTTAATGGAAGAAATCTCGTGAATGCTTCCTAATAAAGACTGGTTTAACCCCACAGAAAGCTGTGGGGATTCAGATTCTACTATCCAGTCCATTTTCGGCAATTTCTGCAGCGCGCAGTATTGCTTTGGCTTTATTCTGCGTTTCGATCCATTCATTTTGCGGAACCGAATCGGCAACAATTCCTGCACCTGCCTGGACATGTAATTGACCATCTTTGATGACACCGGTACGGATTGCAATCGCCAGATCCATATCGCCATTAAATCCCAGGTAACCTACTGCACCAGCATAGATACCGCGTTTGGATATTTCCAGTTCGTCAATGATTTCCATGGCGCGTACTTTAGGGGCGCCACTGACTGTTCCTGCCGGAAACGTCGCGCGCAGCACGTCGATAGCTGTCAACTCAGGTTTTAGTTTACCTTCCACATTGGATACGATGTGCATGACATGCGAATAATTTTCTATTTGCATTTTTTCCGTTACTTTTACCGTTCCGGTTTGCGCAACTCGTCCAATGTCGTTACGGCCTAAATCCATTAGCATCACATGCTCCGCCAGTTCTTTCGGATCGGCGAGCAAATCCGCTGCTAGTTCGGCATCTTCCTGAAGATTTTTTCCACGGGGCCGGGTACCTGCAATCGGTCGGACTGTAACGGTATCGCCTTCAAGACGCACCAATATTTCCGGAGAAGCACCCACGATATGAAAATCATCAAAATGATAGAAGAACATATACGGTGAAGGATTAAGGCTGCGAAGCGCGCGATACAATGACAATGGAGACGCACTAAAAGGTTTACTGGTGCGCTGAGACAAAACGACTTGCATAATGTCACCGTCATAGATATAGCGTTTTGCCCGTTCGACAGCAGCTTTGAAGCCGGCTTCAGGAAATTCAGATGCAGCAGCCCCGGAACTAACGGATTGCTCGGTTGGAATGGCTATCGATTGACGAAGCTTGACCAATAAAGTTTTTAAGCGATTGCGCCCGGATTGGTAGGCATTCTCATTTTCCGGATTGACATAAACAATCAGATATAACTTGCCGGACAAGTTATCTACCACAGCCAATTCTTCCGACAGTAACAGTAGGACATCCGGCGTATTCAAAGTGTCCGGTTTCGCATGACCTGCCAGTTTGTGCTCAATGTAGCGCACAGTGTCATATGAGAAGTAGCCAACCAAACCGCCACAAAAACGGGATTTTCCAGCCGGACAGGGTGCTGCCCTGAATTGCGCCAGATAGGATTCGACAAATGCCAGGGTGTCGTTCACTTGAATTGTTTCCGATTTGCCATCAGCGATTGTGGTAACTGCATTGCCGCGCGCTTCAATCCGTGCTGTTGCCGGTAAACCAATAAATGAGAATCGACCAAAACGTTCCCCGCCTTTGACGGATTCCAATAAATACGAATAGGGCTGGTTAGCCAGTTTCAAATAGATGGATAAAGGGGTATCAAGATCCGCGAAAGTTTCCAGCACTATTGGGATGCGATTGTATCCTTGCTGCACGAGCTTGTTAAATTCGGCTTCGGTCATCTTGGTTTTTTAAGACAGTCTTTTAATGAGTTTTGATGCATCTAACAATGATTCGACAATTGCATCACAATCAAGCTCGTATACATTGCGCCCTTCGTTATAGCCATAAGGAACGCAGAACACATGGCAACCGGCAGCTCTGGCGGCAATGGCATCATTCAGTGAATCGCCAATGAGCAAGGCTTCGTGCGGTTGCGCATCAAAATGCTTACAAATATGCGTTAATGGCATCGGATCGGGTTTTTTTCTGGGTAGACTGTCACCGGATAACACGATCTCAAATTGATCATATAACCCAGTCGAGCGCAGCAGCGGCAGGGTAAAAGCCTCAGCTTTATTGGTGATACAGGCTAATTTGAAATCTGCCTGTTGCATGGCTTTGATGCCTTCCAGCACGCCCGGATAGGGGCGGGTGTTTGCACTCAAATTATTGGCGTAATGCTTTTCGTAAATAGGCAATGCTTTTTCAAATAAGGCAGCATCGGGTTCACCATCCAGTTGCCCTGTCAATGTGCGTTTTACCAGTTTTTGTATGCCTTTGCCGATATACGAGCGGATCGTAGCTGTTGATTGTTCCGGTAATCCCAAATCTTTTAACATCAGGTTTGCGGATAATGCGAGATCGTCGGCGGTATTAAGCAGCGTGCCGTCCAGGTCTATCATGATCACTTTGACCGCTAGCGGAAATTCGATTTTTTTTGTAGAGGCATTTACGCTGCCAGAAAGACTATGATTCATTTGAATATGCAGAATAGCAATATGCTAAATAGGATTGTTAGAAAATTATACTTTTGCTAATTCAGCGCGGAATGCTGCCAAGACGGTGTCATAACGATGCGGGTCGCTGTCTTTACCGGCCGAATAAATAGCTGATCCAGCTACAAAGGTATCCGCTCCGGCACGGGCGATTTCAGCAATATTATCCACTTTAACACCGCCATCAATTTCCAGCATGATATTTTTGCCACTCGCATCGATGCGTTTTCTGACGGCACGTAATTTGTTCAATGCTTCAGGAATAAATTTTTGTCCGCCAAACCCGGGATTAACCGACATGATGAGGACCAGATCCAGTTTGTCGAGCACATGATCCAGATAATGCAGGGGAGTGGCTGGATTAAACACCAAACCGGCTTTGCAACCTTGTTCTTTAATCAATCCAATCGTGCGATCAATATGATTAGATGCTTCGGGATGGAATGAAATGATATTGGCACCTGCTTTGGCGAAGTCCGGAATAATACGATCGACAGGTTCAACCATCAGGTGCACATCAATCAATGCGTCAGTGACGGGACGAATGGCTTCGCATACCAAAGGGCCAATGGTGAGATTAGGAACATAATGATTATCCATGACATCAAAATGAACAATATCTGCGCCTGATTCAATAACGGCGGTGATTTCATCGCCCAGTTTGGCGAAGTTGGCTGATAAAATGCTCGGTGCAATGCGGTACATGAAAACCTCTCAATAAACAAATCCGTTATTTTAACCGTAAATCGCAGATTGCGCGTAAAAGAGTGGAAATTAATGCTTAAATTATCCTGATTAATACGCCGGATACTTTTTCTTGATACACTATCAAAAAGTGTATGGAATGAAATGATGGCCGAAGAAAAAAAATATGAAATTGATGTCAGTATCCGCACGGTATATCTACCGGATCAATCCGATGAGGATGCTGAAAGGCATGTATTTGCTTACACCATAACTATTGCGAATACGGGAACTGTAACTAGCCAATTAATCAGCAGGCACTGGATCATCAATAATGGGGATGGAACAACTCAGGAAGTGCGTGGGCTGGGCGTCGTGGGGGAGCAGCCGTTACTTAAGCCGGGTGATAGCTTTGAATATACCAGTGGAACGGTGATTTCAACCCCTGTGGGATCGATGAAAGGGAGTTATCAGATGGCGGCTGAAGATGGCGTGCATTTTGATGTCGCGATACCGGAATTTATATTGAGTGTACCCAGAATTCTGCACTAGGATCTCTGGGTTATTAATCATGACATTATGTTAGTTGCTTTCAAGCCTCCGGTATGTTCATGACCGGCAAACTCTACCTGATCCCAACGCCTATCAGTCAGGAAAACATTGCTTGGGCACTGCCATCGGCGGTCCAGCAGTGTGTCGCTGATATCGCGCATTTCATTGTCGAGCATCCCAAAACGGCAAGGCAATTTCTTAAACAAATTGATTGTAAACATTCATTACAAGAATTAAGCATGCAAACCTTGAATGAGCATACGCCAGCAAAAGATCTGCTGGCATTGCTCGATCCAATATTCGCCGGGCACGATGTAGGATTGTTATCTGAAGCGGGTTGTCCAGCAGTGGCGGATCCTGGAGCCGAATTAGTCAGATTGGCGCACAAAAATAATATCAAAGTTGTGCCTTTAGTCGGTCCCTCATCCATTTTGCTGGCGCTGATGGCGTCTGGTTTGAATGGTCAACGCTTTACCTTTCATGGCTATCTGCCGGTTGAAAGCACAGCGCGAGCAAGCAGAATAGTGGAGCTGGAGAAATTATCGATCAGTCTGAAGCAAACACAGATTTTTATCGAGGCGCCTTACCGCAATCAGAAATTGCTGGAGCAGTTGGTTAATGTCTGCTGTGACAGCACCGATTTGTGTATTGCAAGTCACCTTACTTTTTCCAGTGAGCTGGTTGCCACAAAATCCGTTAAAGAATGGAAATGTTCTTTACCGGATATCAATAAGATACCGACAATTTTTTTACTGCATGGGTAGCTCTTGCAGAAAGCGTATCGCTAAATCGGTGGTCAAGGGTATTGTAGGGTCAAGCTGTTTTTTTCTGGATAAATTCTATTTTGTATCCGTCGGGGTCTTCCACAAATGCAATAATTGTTGTGCCATGTTTCATCGGACCTGCTTCGCGGGTTACTTTTCCGCCCAGTTTCTTGGTATTCTCACAGGCCTGATACGCATCATCAACTTCAATGGCGATGTGGCCAAAGCCTTCCCCTAGGTTATAGGACGAGGTGCCCCAATTGTGTGTCAATTCAAGGGCAGTGCCGCTTGCTTCATCCTCATAGCCTACAAATGCAAGAGTAAATTTGCCATCCGGATAATCTTTGCGGCGCAGTAATTTCATGCCCAATACCTGCGTGTAAAACGTAAGAGACTTTTCGAGATTGCCAACTCGAAGCATGGTATGCAAAATGCGCATTTATATTTTTACCATTTCAAAATCTTCTTTGCGTGCACCGCATTCCGGGCAGGTCCAATTAATCGGCACATCTTCCCAACGTGTGCCCGGTGCAATGCCTTCATCCGGAGATCCTAGGGCTTCATCGTAAATAAAGCCGCAAATTAAACACATATAACGATTGTAATTACGATTCTCTTCGGTAGGCATGATAGATAGCAATTTCCTTTTAGGTTAAAATGATATTTTACGGTATTAATGCATGTTACAGCCACCCCCTATCGTACTTTCTTTTGCAGCCAATGACCCCAGTGGTGGAGCCGGCCTCCAGGCTGATATACTCACCATTGCCAGTATGGGGTGCCATCCATTATCAATTATAACGGCGATAACCGTTCAGGATACGGCTGGTGTCGAGGATGTGATGCCCCTGGATTCTGAATGGGTCGCTGATCAGGCGAGAGCAGTTTTGGAAGACATGCCTGTTCATGTCTTTAAGATTGGTTTATTAGGCAGCGTTGAGATCATCGCTGCTATTGCGGAAATTATTTCGGATTATCCGCATATTCCTTTGGTCATGGATCCTATATTAACCTCGGGGCGCGGCGATGAGCTGGCAAACGAAGAAATGATCGATGCGATGCGTGAGTTGTTACTGCCACAAGTTACGATATTAACGCCCAATAGTCTGGAAGCCAGGCATCTTGCACAGCAGGAAAATGACGCTAATGAAGTCAAGCTGGATTTGAGTCTTTGTGCACAAAGATTGCTACACATGGGGTGCGAGTATGTGTTGATAACTGGCACGCATGAGAATTCAGCGCACGTGTTGAATACTTTGTTCTCTGTTGATGGTGTTATGCGTACCGATGAATGGGAAAGGCTCGAAAATACTTATCATGGATCGGGTTGTACTTTGGCGTCAGCGATAGCAGCTTCATTAGCCAATGGATTATCTGTCAGCGAAAGTGTTATCGAGGCACAGGATTACACCTGGCACACGCTGCAAGCCGGATTTCGTCCTGGAATGGGACAATATATCCCCAACAGACTTTTCTGGGCTAAAGAGATAGAAGATACCGAGAACGAGAACGAGAACGAGAACGAAGAGCCAATCATTGAGAAACCCAAAAATTAACGGATTGTATGCGATTACACCAGAACTTGAAAATACGGGTGGCCTGCTCGACAAGACGCGGCAAGTGTTGGAAGGCGGGGCGCAACTCATACAATATCGGAATAAATCAGCCAACAGGATTCTGTTGAAAGAGCAAGCCGGATTATTATTGCAGTTGTGTAGAGAGTACACTGTTCCTTTGATTATCAACGATTACCTTGATCTAACCATTGAGATTGGTGCGGATGGATTACATGTCGGTCAACATGACGCAGCAATAGCAAAAGCAAGAAATCAATTAGGGGACGATAAAATTATCGGCGCTTCCTGCTATAACAATCTGAATTTGGCGCTTCAGGCTGAAAAAGAAGGGGTAGATTATGTTGCCTTTGGTGCTTTTTTTCCTTCATTGACTAAGCCCAATACAGTTTCTGTTACGATGAATTTAATCGCTGAAGCCAAAAATAAAATAACTGTTCCCATTGTCGGGATTGGAGGCATTCGATTGACTAATGCCAAAAAGGTTATTCAAAGCGGATGTGCTGCAATAGCCGTTTGTAATGATTTGTTCCAATCCGTAAACATTAAAGCCAAAGCAGCACAGTATGCGCAATTATTTGCAGAAACGAATTAGCGTCTTTATAACCTGTTTTTATTTATAATTTTTATCATGAGTAACCAAATGACTTCACGCAATCATCAATTATTTGAACAATCCCAGCAATATATTCCAGGCGGTGTTAATTCTCCTGTTCGCGCATTTAAATCGGTGGGTGGTGAGCCTATTTTTTTTCAACGGGGAGAAGGCGCGTATTTTTGGGATGCCGACGGTAAATCGTACATTGATTATGTGGGTTCATGGGGTCCCTTGATTCTGGGCCATGCACATCCAGACGTGGTGAAAGCAGTGCAAAAAGCCGCACAAAATGGCTTAACCTTTGGCGCGCCGACGGAGGCAGAACTGGACATTGCAAAATTGATTTGTCAGTTGGTTCCTTCCATCGAACAAGTCAGATTGGTGAGTTCCGGTACTGAAGCGGGGATGAGCGTAATTAGGCTGGCGCGCGGGTTTACCGGCAGAAGCAAAATAATTAAATTTGAAGGCTGCTACCATGGTCACGATGATTCTTTGCTGGTTAAAGCGGGATCTGGTGCATTAACTTTCGGGAATCCAAGTTCTGCCGGTGTGCCGGCTGAAACCGCCGGGCATACGATTGTTCTGGATTACAATGACATACCCGGCATTGAAGAAGCATTTAACAAATGGGGGCAGGAAATTGCTGCAGTGATTGTTGAACCGGTCGCAGGCAACATGAATCTGGTTGCTCCCAAGGCGGATTTTCTTGCCAGACTGCGGACATTGTGTACGCAGAGCGGCAGTGTACTGATATTTGATGAAGTCATGACGGGATTCCGTGTTGGTCTTGGGTGCGCGCAAGGGCTTTATCAGATTGAACCCGATCTGACTGCATTAGGTAAAGTGATTGGTGGCGGTATGCCGATGGCTGCATTTGGCGGGTGCCGCGATATCATGCAGTGCTTGGCACCACTGGGTCCGGTTTATCAGGCAGGGACACTTTCCGGCAATCCGGTGGCAGTTGCGGCAGGATTAGCTACATTGAAGCAAGTGCAAGTACCCGGTTTTTATGAAAAATTAGGAAAAAGAACGCAACAATTGGTAGATGGAATTACGGCGGCAGCAAAAAATCATGGCATTGATTTTTGTGCACAATCAGTCGGTGGTATGTTTGGGCTGTATTTTAGAAAGAATATTCCCACTAGCTTTGCTGAAGTGATGCAATGCGATAAGGAAGCTTTTAACCGGTTCTTTCACGCGATGTTAGACGAAGGAATCTATTTTGCACCATCGGCATTTGAAGCTGGCTTCGTATCGTCAATGCATGGCGATAATGAATTAGAGAAAACCTTGTCCGCAGCAGAGAAAATATTCAAGAACTGGTAAGGAAAGTAGTCTGAGTAGCGCTTATAGATAATAAAAAAGGCGGCAGATGCCGCCTTTTTTATTAAACAGCGATAGTAAATTCTAACGCATGGTGGAAATGTAGGCTGAAATTGCCCGTTTTTCATGTCCGTTCAAGCGGGTAATCACTTGTTGCATGACATCCTTATCATTTGCGCGGTCACCCGTATTAAACAGATTCAATTGTGTCAGTGTGTATTCGGCATGCTGTCCAGCAATTGCGGGATAGCGTGGTGGAATACCCGATCCATTGGGACCATGGCAGCTTGCACAAGCGGGTACGCCATTTGCGAGACTGCCGCCATGATAAAGAAGTTTTCCAAGCTCAATTAATTTATCATCATCAACAGAAACTTGACTTGGAATTGTCTTTTGCTGGGCGTAGTAGGCACCCAGTTGTTTCATATCTTCCGGCGTAAGTGCAGCAACCATCGAAGACATGATAGGGCTATTACGTTTAGGCGGTTCATTATCAGTTGCTTTAAAATCCATCAACTGCTTGGTGATATACTCAGCATGTTGTCCAGCCAGGATAGGGTTCATCGGAATGACACTGTTGCCATCGGCATTGTGGCAACCTGCACATACGCCAGATGCGATTTCTGTAACAGTCGCTGGAGCGGCATTCGCGGCGTCCGTTGTTTCAGCTGAAAGCGGTGCAGCCATTGCGAGTGCTGCGAGCATTACCATATTCTTAATCATTTTCATATTTCTATTCCGTTTTTAAAGGCAATCAAAAGTTGGTAGGTTTGTTTGAGAATTAACGGTATATTTTAGCAAGGCACAAGAGCGTTAACAACAAAATTAAGTTAATCTCTACTATTTAATATTTTATTTTTCAATGAAAATAATCTTTATTATTTTACTGATGATTAATATCGCTTATCAGATTGGTATAAGGTTTCAGTTTACCGAACAAAATGCAACCAATGCACCGGTATTAATAAATCCCGAAAAAATAATATTAGTACAGGTGAACGAGGATTGTCTGGTGTGGGGTAATTTTTATGAAGAGCAAATACGGTATGCTGAAAAGGTGCTGACAGAGTTATTTCCTGATTTGTTTTATAGCCAGGAAGAATCCGGCGATACCACTATGTATTGGCTATATATTCCACGACTTCCGAATAAAGAAGCCGCCAATCGTGAGATCAACAAATTACGCAATCTTGGCATTGTCAGTTTTCGTGTAAAAGATGACAGCAAATGGGAGAATGCCATATCGCTCGGCATGTTTTACGATCAACAGGATGCACTGAAACAATTCAGAGAGATTGAAAAAAAGGGAATTACAAATGCTAAGATAGAAGACCGCCGCGTTATACTCAAAAAAATTGTAATTCATAACCCAACGCACCGGATTAAAGAGCAGATGCAAAAATTAGTTGAACAATTTGATGACACGCAATTGGCGCAAGGTAAATGTGAACGTTCATGATATACAATGCGCTGTGAAGCTGCATAATCATAGTTCTTAAATTTTTTAGAAATCGCAGCTATTTTCATAGCTATCACTGAATAATCAATAAGACAATAATGACGGTATCTATAAAAACACCGCAAGAAATTGAAAAAATGCGTATTGCGGGACGGTTGGGTTCAGAGGTTCTAGATTACATAACCCCCTTTGTTGTGGCGGGCGTTACTACCGAAGAATTGGATGTGCTCTGCCATAATTACATGGTGGATGTGCAGAAAACGATACCCGCGCCGCTGAATTATGCACCCTCAGGGCACACCCCCTATCCTAAATCTATCTGTACTTCGGTAAATAATCAGATATGCCATGGGGTACCCGGGCAGAAGAAATTAAAAAACGGCGATATTATTAACATTGACATTACCGTGATTTATGAAGGTTATCATGGGGATACCAGCCGGATGTTTTATGTCGGCGAACCATCCATACAGGCTAAGCGTTTATGCGAAGTGACTTTTGAAGCGATGTGGCGGGGCATCGATGAAATAGCACCGGGAAAACATCTGGGTGATATCGGACATGCCATTCAGAAACTGGTTGAAGGGGTGGGATATAGTGTGGTCAGAGAATTTTGCGGGCATGGGATTGGCGCAAAATTTCATGAGAGCCCCCAAGTGCTCCACTATGGACGTGCGGGGTCAGGTCTGGAACTTAAACCGGGAATGATCTTTACAGTCGAGCCGATGATTAATGCCGGAAAAGCAGCCATTCGCCATCTTCCGGATGGCTGGACCATTACCACCAAGGATGGCAGCCTGTCGGCGCAATGGGAACATACCATCCTGGTTACTGAAGATGGGCATGAGGTTCTGACGGTATCGGCGGGCGCTCCCGTTAAACCCGTCTACCGTTTTGCAAGTTAAGCTTTTCATTCCGGAATTTTATTGACTATGACACGAAGTTATCACCGCACACCCGCGCAAATCCGCCCCGTTAGAATCACACGCCACTATACCAAGCATGCCGATGGATCCATTTTAATCGAATGCGGCGACACCAAAGTCATCTGCACAGCCAGCATCAGTGAACAAGTTCCTCCATTTTTGAGAGGGCAGGGGCAAGGGTGGTTGACTGCCGAATACGGCATGCTGCCTTGCTCAACGCATTCACGCATGCAACGCGAGGCGGCTAAAGGCAAACAATCGGGGCGCACGATGGAAATTCAGCGTTTGATTGGACGGGCTTTGCGCGCCGTTGTTGATCTAAAGCACTTGGGAGAACGCACCATTCAAATCGACTGTGATGTGATACAGGCCGATGGCGGCACCCGAACCGCCAGTATAACGGGTGCTTTTGTAGCTTTGCACGACGCGGTCGAAAAATTAATTTACCGGCAGCTGATTGAAACCACGCCAATCATTGACCATGTGGCGGCGATTTCGGTGGGCATTCACCAGGGAATCCCGGTACTGGATTTGGATTATATTGAAGATTCTTCGTGTGACACGGATATGAATGTGGTGATGACTGGAAACCTGAGGATGATTGAAGTACAAGGAACTGCGGAAGGGGCCGCATTCAGCCGCATAGAATTGGACAGTATGCTGGATATGGCGCAGTACGGCATCCAAGAACTGATCGCTTTACAGAAAAAAGTTTTGGCACAGGATACAGCAAGTCATGGCTAAGCTGGAAAAACTGATTATCGCGAGTAATAATCAAGGTAAGTTACGTGAAATAAACGCCTTGTTGGCGCCTTTATCCATTGAAATAATACCGCAATCTGATTTTAACGCAGGCGAAATTGATGAGCCGCATGGTACCTTTGTTGAAAATGCACTGGCCAAGGCACGCCATGCCTGCCGCTGTTCGGGATTGCCGGCGCTGGCCGACGACTCGGGGATTTGTGTCAGCGCCTTAAACGGTGCACCCGGTGTGAATTCCGCGCGGTATGCCGGAGATCCAAAATCCGATGACCGCAATAACCTAAAATTAGTCGAAGCGCTTAAAAATAACTCAGACCGGCGCGCTTATTACTATTGCGTGATTGTGCTGGTTCGTCATGCCGATGATCCGCAACCGATTATCGTCGATGGTTCGTGGTATGGTGAAATTATTGATCAACCGCGGGGAGATGAGGGGTTTGGTTACGATCCGTATTTCTTTTTGCCCGAGTTTGGTAGAACATCGGCTGAGCTCTCTGCTGAACAGAAGAATTTAATTAGTCATCGCGGTAAGGCGCTGGCACAATTGGCGGAAATTTTACGTGCTGGGAAATTCTAAAAACCAATAACCTGCAAAATTTCCTTGGTTCGTCAGAGTAATTCTTCTCAGAAACAAAAAATTCTCAATTCTAGATCTGGTCCCATACTTTGGGTGGCCCCATACTTTGCTCATCGATCTCCAACAAAAAACGATACATCGCCAATCTTAATCATAAAGGCTATGTCACAATTGGTTGTTGAAAATGACCTGCAAACTAACACGATTTATTTTTAATCAATTGGTTATATGTTTTTATGGTTATCAAAAAATCATTTGCCATCAGTGAATTGGAAAATTCAACAACTAACT
Proteins encoded in this window:
- the gloA gene encoding lactoylglutathione lyase — encoded protein: MRILHTMLRVGNLEKSLTFYTQVLGMKLLRRKDYPDGKFTLAFVGYEDEASGTALELTHNWGTSSYNLGEGFGHIAIEVDDAYQACENTKKLGGKVTREAGPMKHGTTIIAFVEDPDGYKIEFIQKKTA
- a CDS encoding rubredoxin; the encoded protein is MPTEENRNYNRYMCLICGFIYDEALGSPDEGIAPGTRWEDVPINWTCPECGARKEDFEMVKI
- the thiD gene encoding bifunctional hydroxymethylpyrimidine kinase/phosphomethylpyrimidine kinase; the encoded protein is MLQPPPIVLSFAANDPSGGAGLQADILTIASMGCHPLSIITAITVQDTAGVEDVMPLDSEWVADQARAVLEDMPVHVFKIGLLGSVEIIAAIAEIISDYPHIPLVMDPILTSGRGDELANEEMIDAMRELLLPQVTILTPNSLEARHLAQQENDANEVKLDLSLCAQRLLHMGCEYVLITGTHENSAHVLNTLFSVDGVMRTDEWERLENTYHGSGCTLASAIAASLANGLSVSESVIEAQDYTWHTLQAGFRPGMGQYIPNRLFWAKEIEDTENENENENEEPIIEKPKN
- the thiE gene encoding thiamine phosphate synthase → MYAITPELENTGGLLDKTRQVLEGGAQLIQYRNKSANRILLKEQAGLLLQLCREYTVPLIINDYLDLTIEIGADGLHVGQHDAAIAKARNQLGDDKIIGASCYNNLNLALQAEKEGVDYVAFGAFFPSLTKPNTVSVTMNLIAEAKNKITVPIVGIGGIRLTNAKKVIQSGCAAIAVCNDLFQSVNIKAKAAQYAQLFAETN
- the hemL gene encoding glutamate-1-semialdehyde 2,1-aminomutase; amino-acid sequence: MTSRNHQLFEQSQQYIPGGVNSPVRAFKSVGGEPIFFQRGEGAYFWDADGKSYIDYVGSWGPLILGHAHPDVVKAVQKAAQNGLTFGAPTEAELDIAKLICQLVPSIEQVRLVSSGTEAGMSVIRLARGFTGRSKIIKFEGCYHGHDDSLLVKAGSGALTFGNPSSAGVPAETAGHTIVLDYNDIPGIEEAFNKWGQEIAAVIVEPVAGNMNLVAPKADFLARLRTLCTQSGSVLIFDEVMTGFRVGLGCAQGLYQIEPDLTALGKVIGGGMPMAAFGGCRDIMQCLAPLGPVYQAGTLSGNPVAVAAGLATLKQVQVPGFYEKLGKRTQQLVDGITAAAKNHGIDFCAQSVGGMFGLYFRKNIPTSFAEVMQCDKEAFNRFFHAMLDEGIYFAPSAFEAGFVSSMHGDNELEKTLSAAEKIFKNW
- a CDS encoding cytochrome c4, whose translation is MKMIKNMVMLAALAMAAPLSAETTDAANAAPATVTEIASGVCAGCHNADGNSVIPMNPILAGQHAEYITKQLMDFKATDNEPPKRNSPIMSSMVAALTPEDMKQLGAYYAQQKTIPSQVSVDDDKLIELGKLLYHGGSLANGVPACASCHGPNGSGIPPRYPAIAGQHAEYTLTQLNLFNTGDRANDKDVMQQVITRLNGHEKRAISAYISTMR
- a CDS encoding SPOR domain-containing protein, with the translated sequence MKIIFIILLMINIAYQIGIRFQFTEQNATNAPVLINPEKIILVQVNEDCLVWGNFYEEQIRYAEKVLTELFPDLFYSQEESGDTTMYWLYIPRLPNKEAANREINKLRNLGIVSFRVKDDSKWENAISLGMFYDQQDALKQFREIEKKGITNAKIEDRRVILKKIVIHNPTHRIKEQMQKLVEQFDDTQLAQGKCERS
- the map gene encoding type I methionyl aminopeptidase — protein: MTVSIKTPQEIEKMRIAGRLGSEVLDYITPFVVAGVTTEELDVLCHNYMVDVQKTIPAPLNYAPSGHTPYPKSICTSVNNQICHGVPGQKKLKNGDIINIDITVIYEGYHGDTSRMFYVGEPSIQAKRLCEVTFEAMWRGIDEIAPGKHLGDIGHAIQKLVEGVGYSVVREFCGHGIGAKFHESPQVLHYGRAGSGLELKPGMIFTVEPMINAGKAAIRHLPDGWTITTKDGSLSAQWEHTILVTEDGHEVLTVSAGAPVKPVYRFAS
- the rph gene encoding ribonuclease PH; this translates as MTRSYHRTPAQIRPVRITRHYTKHADGSILIECGDTKVICTASISEQVPPFLRGQGQGWLTAEYGMLPCSTHSRMQREAAKGKQSGRTMEIQRLIGRALRAVVDLKHLGERTIQIDCDVIQADGGTRTASITGAFVALHDAVEKLIYRQLIETTPIIDHVAAISVGIHQGIPVLDLDYIEDSSCDTDMNVVMTGNLRMIEVQGTAEGAAFSRIELDSMLDMAQYGIQELIALQKKVLAQDTASHG